Below is a genomic region from bacterium.
CATCCCATCCATCAATTCCAGGTAATACCACATCAAGTAAAACAACATCTGGTTTAACTTTTTTGAATAAAGTTAACCCTTCTTCACCTGTTTGTGCTCCATAGGAAACATAACCAGAGTTTTTTAATGCTTGAAGTAATACCTGCCTTTCAACGGAATCATCTTCAATAACAAGGACTTTTTTTATTTCTCCCATAGTAAAATAATAACACAATTAGAAAAATTTTTAAATACCTCAAATTGAGACATAATAAATCTACACGAAAGGGTATGTTAGACAAGACAAAAAAATCTACTTGAAAAATAGGATTTAAATAGCATCTCCGGATAAAATAGAAAGAAAACGGAGGTGCAAATGAAAAAGGAATTAGAAATGGGGATAAGGAAGAAAATAAGCAAAAAAATAGCAGAGAGGTATCAGAGAGGGCAGAAGAAAGAAAAAGGGAAGATATTAGATGAATTTGTAAGTTTAATGGGATATAACAGGAATTATGCGAGTTGGTTATTGAGGAATATAGGTAGGAAGGTGGTAATAAAAGGGAAAAGAGGTAGAGTAATTTTAATAGGAGAACAACAGAAGATAAAAAGGGAAGGCAGAAAGAAAGTATATGGGAAAGAAGTGGAAAAAGCATTAAAAGAAGTATGGTACATATTAGATTGTCCATGTGGCAGGAGGTTAGGAGATTATATAGGAGAGATAGT
It encodes:
- a CDS encoding response regulator encodes the protein MGEIKKVLVIEDDSVERQVLLQALKNSGYVSYGAQTGEEGLTLFKKVKPDVVLLDVVLPGIDGWDVLKKIKSGPLSRKVPVIMITAKSENTDRITGYEIGADFYVTKPYNISKLLPIIRNIVSEK